One Drosophila subobscura isolate 14011-0131.10 chromosome U, UCBerk_Dsub_1.0, whole genome shotgun sequence DNA window includes the following coding sequences:
- the LOC117900929 gene encoding Golgi-associated plant pathogenesis-related protein 1, whose product MSKKPAPIPKTQPRAPGPRGQDTKANNDLFLKEVFTATNKCRGLHGCPALTINNDLNRIAQEWANHLRDKNVMEHRPNPKYGENIFLSGGMDVTGDLPVDMWYREINSYNFDKAEFTPTSGHFTQLIWKGSKEMGSGVARKADRTWVVCNYNPPGNVVGQFKDNVPRKVKE is encoded by the exons ATGTCCAAAAAACCAGCGCCCATACCAAAAACCCAGCCTCGTGCACCAGGTCCCCGAGGGCAGGATACGAAGGCCAACAATGATCTATTCCTGAAGGAGGTCTTCACCGCCACGAACAAATGTCGGGGCCTGCACGGCTGTCCGGCGCTGACCATCAACAATGATCTCAACAGAATTGCCCAGGAATGGGCCAAT CATCTGCGGGATAAGAATGTGATGGAACATCGACCCAATCCCAAGTATGGGGAGAACATCTTCCTCTCTGGCGGCATGGATGTGACGGGCGATCTGCCCGTGGACATGTGGTACCGGGAGATCAATTCCTACAACTTTGATAAGGCAGAGTTTACCCCGACATCGGGACACTTCACTCAGCTCATTTGGAAGGGCTCCAAGGAGATGGGTTCGGGTGTGGCACGCAA AGCGGACAGAACTTGGGTGGTTTGCAACTACAATCCACCTGGCAATGTTGTGGGTCAATTCAAGGACAATGTGCCCAGGAAAGTAAAGGAATAA